In the genome of Myxococcus guangdongensis, one region contains:
- the murI gene encoding glutamate racemase gives MRQGSHNPIGVFDSGIGGLTVLKALMAHLPHESTVYLGDTARVPYGTKSGEVVTRYSLKNAEFLLERGIKLLVVACNTASAAALPALEASLPVPVVGVIQPGASTALARTRGGGVGVIGTPGTIRSGAYQRALEAGGPRVRVKARACPLFVPLAEEGWTTGDVPLLTAREYLGDFARDGVDTLVLGCTHYPLLKGVIAEVVGPDVALVDSAEATAEAVAALLEQKGLLAPAMGEKPPSHDYFVTDVPERFMEVGARFLGRPITHAEQVDLKF, from the coding sequence ATGCGGCAAGGCAGCCACAACCCCATCGGCGTATTCGATTCCGGCATCGGCGGGCTCACGGTCCTCAAGGCCCTGATGGCCCACCTCCCCCACGAGAGCACGGTGTACCTGGGCGACACCGCGCGCGTGCCCTACGGCACCAAGTCCGGCGAGGTGGTGACGCGCTACTCGCTGAAGAACGCGGAGTTCCTGCTGGAGCGCGGCATCAAGCTGCTGGTGGTGGCCTGCAACACGGCCTCCGCCGCCGCGCTGCCCGCGCTGGAGGCCTCGCTGCCGGTACCGGTGGTGGGCGTCATCCAGCCGGGCGCCTCCACGGCCCTGGCGCGCACGCGGGGCGGCGGGGTGGGCGTCATCGGCACGCCGGGCACCATCCGCTCCGGCGCCTATCAGCGGGCCCTGGAGGCTGGTGGGCCGCGGGTGCGGGTGAAGGCCCGCGCCTGTCCGCTCTTCGTGCCGCTGGCGGAGGAGGGGTGGACCACCGGGGACGTACCGCTGTTGACGGCGCGCGAGTACCTGGGGGACTTCGCCCGGGACGGCGTGGACACGCTCGTGCTGGGCTGCACCCACTACCCGCTGCTCAAGGGCGTCATCGCGGAGGTGGTGGGCCCGGACGTCGCGCTGGTGGACTCGGCGGAGGCCACCGCGGAGGCCGTCGCGGCGCTGCTGGAACAGAAGGGGCTCCTGGCTCCCGCGATGGGGGAGAAGCCGCCTTCTCACGACTACTTCGTCACCGACGTGCCCGAGCGCTTCATGGAGGTGGGGGCGCGCTTCCTGGGGCGCCCCATCACCCACGCCGAGCAGGTGGACCTGAAGTTCTGA
- a CDS encoding MotA/TolQ/ExbB proton channel family protein: MTPHLPLALGAMNYVEIIRDASFIELAVLLLLMGVSVASWALIAMKATQLAKARAQSLTFLDTFWKASRLEAIYQTAQKLDASPLSKVFCAGYEELTKLAQAKEGGAEGAMAERLGGIENVERALMRASTSQITELEARVSFLGTVGAASPFVGLFGTVIGILSAFNQIAEQGNATLATVAAPVGNALFATAAGLFAAIPAVVAYNSFVSRIKVFDTEMSNFSADFLNIIKRHFFR, translated from the coding sequence ATGACGCCCCACCTGCCCCTGGCGCTCGGCGCCATGAACTACGTGGAGATCATCCGCGACGCGTCCTTCATCGAGCTGGCGGTCCTGCTGCTCCTGATGGGCGTCTCCGTGGCTTCCTGGGCCCTCATCGCGATGAAGGCCACCCAGCTCGCCAAGGCTCGCGCACAGTCTCTCACCTTCCTCGACACCTTCTGGAAGGCCTCCAGGCTGGAGGCCATCTACCAGACGGCCCAGAAGCTGGACGCCTCGCCGCTCTCCAAGGTCTTCTGTGCGGGTTACGAGGAGCTGACCAAGCTGGCGCAGGCCAAGGAAGGCGGCGCCGAGGGCGCCATGGCGGAGCGGCTGGGCGGCATCGAGAACGTGGAGCGCGCGCTGATGCGGGCCTCCACGTCGCAGATCACCGAGCTGGAGGCGCGCGTGTCGTTCCTGGGCACGGTGGGCGCGGCGTCGCCCTTCGTCGGCCTGTTCGGCACCGTCATCGGCATCCTCAGCGCGTTCAACCAGATCGCCGAGCAGGGCAACGCCACGCTGGCCACGGTGGCGGCGCCGGTGGGCAACGCGCTGTTCGCCACGGCGGCGGGCCTGTTCGCGGCGATTCCGGCCGTCGTCGCGTACAACTCGTTCGTCAGCCGCATCAAGGTGTTCGACACGGAGATGTCCAACTTCTCCGCGGACTTCCTCAACATCATCAAGCGTCACTTCTTCCGTTAG
- the tolR gene encoding protein TolR, translating to MGMGGGNRGGGRTTMSEINVTPMVDVMLVLLIIFMVTAPLIQQGVKVNLPETKAAPVEATEKKVVLSIDAGKKVYIGDAEVPLEELEAKLAANAKVQADKEVYLHADRDVPYGTVVEVMAAAQRAGINNVGMITDPSTGAKTSNTQSTSKKPKEAKR from the coding sequence ATGGGCATGGGCGGAGGCAATCGCGGCGGTGGCCGCACCACGATGAGCGAGATCAACGTCACGCCCATGGTGGACGTGATGCTGGTGCTGCTCATCATCTTCATGGTGACCGCGCCCCTCATCCAGCAGGGCGTGAAGGTGAACCTGCCGGAGACCAAGGCGGCCCCGGTGGAGGCGACGGAGAAGAAGGTCGTGCTCTCCATCGACGCGGGCAAGAAGGTCTACATCGGCGACGCCGAGGTGCCGCTCGAGGAGCTGGAGGCGAAGCTGGCCGCCAACGCCAAGGTGCAGGCCGACAAGGAGGTCTACCTCCACGCCGACCGGGACGTGCCCTACGGCACCGTCGTGGAGGTGATGGCGGCCGCCCAGCGCGCGGGCATCAACAACGTGGGGATGATCACGGACCCTTCCACGGGGGCCAAGACGTCCAACACGCAGTCGACCTCGAAGAAGCCCAAGGAGGCGAAGCGCTAG
- a CDS encoding TonB family protein has product MHSAVSHSLLLDKSSRVSPFIIASVGGHVALLLAGMLYAHLNAGPKVDLTAQPIRATLVRQGKPRDSKLLPRKEALPPPPKQVDAPKPAPEAPPAPSSAAVAVPIPGVKPEPSSAPKPTPVKGEKEGEDRRKRLFGAFDKTAKASEEEPEGAEDGDPDGDSATAEGERYFGLLQAQVRRNYSVADTIPESERLHLKALVALRLGRAGEVLDVSLTKPSGNDLFDAAVVTAVRKASPFSPPPDHLRDALQKNGVNLMFNAL; this is encoded by the coding sequence ATGCACTCCGCGGTGAGCCACAGCCTGCTCCTCGACAAGAGCTCACGGGTGTCGCCGTTCATCATCGCGTCGGTGGGGGGGCACGTGGCCCTGCTGCTGGCGGGGATGCTGTACGCCCACCTCAACGCCGGGCCCAAGGTGGACCTCACCGCGCAGCCCATCCGCGCCACGCTGGTGCGCCAGGGCAAGCCGCGCGACTCGAAGCTCTTGCCGCGCAAGGAAGCCCTGCCGCCGCCGCCCAAGCAGGTGGACGCGCCCAAGCCCGCGCCCGAGGCGCCGCCCGCGCCCTCCTCCGCCGCCGTCGCGGTGCCCATCCCCGGCGTCAAGCCGGAGCCCTCTTCCGCGCCCAAGCCCACGCCCGTGAAGGGTGAGAAGGAAGGCGAGGACCGACGCAAGCGGCTGTTCGGCGCGTTCGACAAGACGGCCAAGGCGTCCGAGGAGGAGCCCGAGGGCGCCGAGGACGGCGACCCGGATGGCGACTCCGCCACCGCCGAGGGCGAGCGCTACTTCGGCCTGCTGCAGGCGCAGGTGCGCCGCAACTACAGCGTCGCGGACACGATTCCGGAGTCCGAGCGACTGCACCTCAAGGCCCTCGTGGCGCTGCGGCTGGGGCGCGCGGGCGAGGTGCTGGACGTGAGCCTCACCAAGCCCAGTGGCAATGATTTGTTCGACGCGGCGGTCGTCACCGCCGTGCGCAAGGCCTCACCCTTCTCGCCTCCTCCCGACCACCTCCGAGACGCGCTGCAGAAGAACGGCGTCAACCTGATGTTCAACGCCCTATGA
- a CDS encoding LpqB family beta-propeller domain-containing protein, whose amino-acid sequence MKALLLSLLLVPLAAFAQTPTIEISGANFRPLPVAVAAPLTQNEGAKGTATAFDTAFTFDLTASGILQVLDRKSFTADPKEGMAAGTITFSRWADVGAEALVKVSLADDAGTLRGELRLYNVGTGREDLKVTKDAPVKNPSLLAHRLADALYRHFTREPSPFLSRITYVKKAGNNRDIAVADWDGGNPVTLTKGGINILPSLSQDGSQVAYTSYRKNRPDLWVQRPGGEARIVVSDGQMITGGAFSPDGKRLAYSQAEGESAQIYVANADGSGAKAITDTPYGLNTSPTWSPDGKRIAFVSNRGGSPQIYVMGADGSGVRRLTFQGNYNQTPDWSPRGDLIVFTARDERNAFDLFTIHVETGKVTRLTQDQGNNEEPAFSPNGRLVLFSSTRAGGTQLFVMTADGNNQLPLRAEKGTLLTPDWAPLADSQP is encoded by the coding sequence ATGAAAGCCCTGCTCCTCTCCCTCCTCCTCGTCCCGCTGGCGGCCTTCGCCCAGACGCCGACCATCGAAATCTCCGGCGCCAACTTCCGCCCGCTGCCGGTGGCGGTGGCCGCGCCCCTCACCCAGAACGAGGGCGCCAAGGGCACGGCGACCGCCTTCGACACCGCCTTCACCTTCGACCTCACCGCGTCCGGCATCCTCCAGGTGCTGGACCGCAAGAGCTTCACGGCCGACCCCAAGGAGGGCATGGCCGCGGGCACCATCACCTTCAGCCGCTGGGCGGACGTGGGCGCCGAGGCGCTGGTGAAGGTGTCGCTGGCGGACGACGCCGGCACGCTGCGCGGCGAGCTGCGCCTGTACAACGTGGGCACCGGCCGCGAGGACCTCAAGGTGACCAAGGACGCGCCGGTGAAGAACCCGTCGCTCCTGGCCCACCGGCTGGCGGACGCGCTCTACCGGCACTTCACCCGCGAGCCCAGCCCCTTCCTGTCGCGCATCACCTACGTGAAGAAGGCGGGCAACAACCGCGACATCGCCGTGGCGGACTGGGACGGCGGCAACCCCGTGACGCTCACCAAGGGCGGCATCAACATCCTGCCCTCGCTGAGCCAGGACGGCTCGCAGGTGGCGTACACGTCGTACCGCAAGAACCGGCCGGACCTCTGGGTGCAGCGCCCCGGTGGCGAGGCGCGCATCGTGGTCTCCGACGGGCAGATGATCACCGGCGGCGCGTTCTCTCCGGACGGCAAGCGCCTGGCGTACTCGCAGGCCGAGGGTGAGAGCGCTCAAATCTACGTGGCCAACGCGGACGGCTCGGGCGCGAAGGCCATCACCGACACGCCCTACGGCCTGAACACCAGCCCCACCTGGTCTCCCGACGGCAAGCGGATCGCCTTCGTGTCCAACCGCGGCGGCAGCCCTCAAATCTACGTCATGGGCGCGGACGGCTCGGGCGTGCGGCGGCTCACCTTCCAGGGCAACTACAACCAGACGCCGGACTGGTCTCCGCGCGGCGACCTCATCGTCTTCACCGCGCGCGACGAGCGCAACGCGTTCGACCTGTTCACCATCCACGTCGAGACGGGCAAGGTGACGCGCCTGACGCAGGACCAGGGCAACAACGAGGAGCCCGCGTTCTCGCCCAATGGCCGGCTGGTGCTGTTCTCCTCCACGCGCGCGGGCGGCACGCAGCTGTTCGTGATGACGGCGGACGGCAACAACCAGCTCCCCCTGCGGGCGGAGAAGGGCACGCTGTTGACGCCCGACTGGGCGCCGCTCGCCGACAGCCAGCCGTAG
- a CDS encoding aminotransferase class V-fold PLP-dependent enzyme yields MSAPFRSHWGLDPQVRFLNHGSYGACPTAVLQKQAELRARMEAEPVRFLHREIEPLLDEARGVLADFLDADTEDVSFVTNATSGVTTVLRSLRFQPGDELLTTDHEYNASRNALDFVAEHTGAKAVVAKLPWPVTSAQSIVDTVLAHVTPRTRLFLVDHVSSQTALVMPLAKLVSALRARGVETLVDGAHGPGQVPLSLRSLGAGYYTGNCHKWLCAPKGAAFLHVRRDLQPGLTPLAVSHGRNSPRTDRSRYRLLFDWTGTHDPSAVLCVPEALRVVGGLLPGGWPEVMAANRSKALAARALLCERLRVAPACPEDMVGSMAVVTLPPGYPLEPEPPLYLDPLHLRLFDAHRIEVPIVAWPKPPERHVRLSAQLYNTPDEYTALADALEALLR; encoded by the coding sequence ATGAGCGCCCCCTTCCGTTCCCACTGGGGATTGGACCCCCAGGTCCGTTTCCTCAATCACGGCTCCTACGGTGCGTGCCCCACCGCCGTGCTCCAGAAACAAGCGGAGCTGCGCGCGCGGATGGAGGCGGAGCCCGTCCGCTTCCTGCACCGTGAAATCGAACCCCTGCTGGACGAGGCCCGCGGTGTGCTCGCGGACTTCCTCGACGCGGACACCGAGGACGTGTCCTTCGTCACCAACGCCACCAGCGGTGTCACCACGGTGCTGCGCTCGCTGCGCTTCCAGCCGGGGGACGAGCTGCTCACCACGGACCACGAATACAACGCCAGCCGCAACGCGCTGGACTTCGTCGCCGAGCACACGGGCGCCAAGGCGGTGGTGGCGAAGCTGCCGTGGCCGGTGACGTCCGCGCAGTCCATCGTGGACACGGTGCTCGCGCACGTGACGCCGCGCACGCGGCTGTTCCTCGTGGACCATGTCTCCAGCCAGACGGCGCTGGTGATGCCGCTGGCGAAGCTCGTCTCGGCGCTACGCGCGCGTGGCGTGGAGACGCTGGTGGACGGCGCGCATGGGCCGGGGCAGGTGCCGCTGTCGCTGCGCTCGCTGGGCGCCGGCTACTACACGGGCAACTGTCACAAGTGGCTGTGCGCCCCCAAGGGCGCCGCCTTCCTCCACGTGCGCCGGGATTTGCAGCCAGGCCTGACGCCGCTGGCGGTGAGCCATGGGCGCAACTCGCCCCGCACGGACCGCTCGCGCTACCGGTTGTTGTTCGACTGGACGGGGACGCATGACCCGTCCGCGGTGCTCTGCGTGCCCGAGGCGCTGCGCGTGGTGGGTGGCCTGCTACCCGGCGGCTGGCCGGAGGTGATGGCGGCCAACCGGAGCAAGGCCCTGGCCGCGCGCGCCCTGCTGTGCGAGCGGCTGAGAGTCGCCCCCGCCTGCCCCGAGGACATGGTGGGCAGCATGGCGGTGGTGACGCTGCCACCGGGCTATCCGTTGGAGCCCGAACCTCCGCTCTACCTGGACCCGCTCCACCTGCGCCTGTTCGACGCGCACCGCATCGAGGTGCCCATCGTCGCGTGGCCCAAGCCACCCGAGCGGCACGTGAGACTGTCCGCGCAGCTCTACAACACCCCGGACGAGTACACCGCGCTGGCGGACGCTTTGGAAGCGCTGCTGCGTTGA
- a CDS encoding Ppx/GppA phosphatase family protein: MPRFATIDIGTNSVLLLVAERTEEGRFEAVLERAEITRLGRGVDATRRLSPEGMEATLSVLEAFAREAREQGAQDIAVSATSAARDAVNGAEFLEAAKTRAGVTVEIISGQLEAELSFAAVSSDFAGEAAGPLLVLDIGGGSTEFIYGNPAGHVDFRHSFDVGAVRLTERFVSSDPMSSEDRARIQAHLRDTFKALPPPPPASVLVGVAGTVTTVYAVKHAIDPYDAARVHGGTLSVGELGALVDQLCQQPLEARRALPGMQPKRADVIPAGALILLEAVKALGLDGCRVSDRGLRWGLLAHRFGAGASRS; this comes from the coding sequence ATGCCGCGATTCGCCACCATCGACATCGGTACCAACTCCGTGCTGTTGCTGGTCGCGGAGCGCACCGAGGAAGGCCGCTTCGAAGCCGTCCTCGAGCGCGCTGAAATCACCCGCCTGGGACGTGGCGTGGACGCCACCCGCCGCCTGTCCCCCGAGGGCATGGAGGCCACGCTGTCGGTGCTCGAGGCCTTCGCGCGAGAGGCCCGTGAGCAGGGCGCGCAGGACATCGCCGTGTCCGCCACCAGCGCGGCGCGAGACGCGGTGAACGGCGCGGAGTTCCTCGAGGCCGCGAAGACGCGCGCGGGCGTCACGGTGGAGATCATCTCCGGGCAGTTGGAGGCGGAGCTGTCGTTCGCCGCGGTGAGCTCGGACTTCGCGGGAGAGGCGGCCGGGCCCCTGCTGGTACTGGACATCGGCGGCGGCTCCACCGAGTTCATCTACGGCAACCCCGCGGGCCACGTGGACTTCCGTCACAGCTTCGACGTGGGCGCGGTGCGGCTCACCGAGCGCTTCGTGAGTTCGGACCCGATGTCCTCCGAGGACCGCGCGCGCATCCAGGCGCATCTGCGCGACACGTTCAAGGCCTTGCCGCCTCCGCCTCCCGCCTCGGTGCTCGTGGGCGTGGCGGGTACGGTGACCACGGTGTACGCGGTGAAGCACGCCATCGACCCGTACGACGCGGCCCGGGTGCACGGCGGCACGCTGTCGGTGGGTGAGCTGGGCGCGCTGGTGGACCAGCTGTGTCAGCAGCCCCTGGAGGCGCGGCGCGCACTGCCGGGCATGCAGCCCAAGCGCGCGGACGTCATCCCCGCGGGTGCGCTCATCCTGCTGGAGGCGGTGAAGGCGCTGGGGCTGGATGGCTGCCGGGTGAGTGACCGGGGTTTGAGATGGGGACTGCTCGCGCACCGCTTCGGCGCGGGAGCTTCCCGTTCATGA
- a CDS encoding spinster family MFS transporter codes for MSAPSVSVSPTPSPSPSPTTTPAAPAANAGYALLILTLINLVNYLDRYIVAVALPGIQKEFGINDTQSGLLGTMFIVVFMLASPLGGFLGDRYPRRLLVAGGVLLWSLATGASGLATSFVALLVARAVIGIGEAGYGAVAPSIISDLYPRERRTRMLALFYIAIPVGAAAGYGLGGWLTQKYSWHVAFFAGGVPGLILGAMAFFMPEPQRGAMDGPDAQVKMPFMVGLRGLGRNAAFWAVTAGYTLMTFSIGGLGFWMPTYLVRERAMSADSSGFLFGAITAVAGLLGTVAGGWLGDKLDRKREGGGLWMSGIGLLLAAPCMYLAVHLKDVGPTFAAIGAAQFLIFLNSGPINAAIVNCVPPAFRAFAMGLNVLCIHLLGDAISPTLIGNIADASNLRTAIAVNALPVLLGGLALLVGARLFRDAVPRERATA; via the coding sequence ATGAGCGCGCCCTCCGTGAGCGTCTCTCCGACTCCGTCTCCGTCCCCCTCGCCCACCACCACGCCCGCGGCTCCGGCGGCGAACGCCGGCTACGCGCTGCTCATCCTCACGCTCATCAACCTGGTCAACTACCTCGACCGATACATCGTCGCGGTGGCGCTGCCGGGCATCCAGAAGGAGTTTGGCATCAACGACACCCAGTCGGGCCTGCTCGGCACCATGTTCATCGTGGTGTTCATGCTGGCCTCGCCGCTGGGTGGCTTTCTCGGTGACAGATATCCGCGCAGGCTGCTGGTCGCGGGCGGCGTGCTGTTGTGGAGTCTCGCCACGGGAGCCAGCGGGCTCGCCACGTCCTTCGTCGCGCTGCTCGTCGCTCGCGCGGTGATTGGCATCGGCGAGGCGGGCTATGGCGCGGTGGCGCCGAGCATCATCTCGGACCTCTACCCTCGTGAGCGGCGCACGCGGATGCTGGCGCTCTTCTACATCGCCATCCCGGTGGGAGCGGCCGCGGGTTATGGCCTGGGCGGGTGGCTGACGCAGAAGTATTCGTGGCACGTGGCCTTCTTCGCCGGAGGCGTGCCGGGCCTGATTCTGGGCGCGATGGCGTTCTTCATGCCGGAGCCCCAGCGCGGCGCCATGGACGGCCCGGACGCGCAGGTGAAGATGCCCTTCATGGTCGGCCTGAGAGGCCTGGGGCGCAACGCGGCCTTCTGGGCGGTGACGGCGGGCTACACGCTGATGACGTTCTCCATCGGCGGCCTGGGCTTCTGGATGCCGACGTACCTGGTGCGCGAGCGCGCCATGTCGGCGGACAGCTCCGGGTTCCTCTTCGGCGCGATTACCGCGGTGGCGGGCTTGTTGGGCACCGTGGCCGGTGGCTGGCTGGGCGACAAGTTGGACCGCAAGCGCGAGGGTGGCGGCCTGTGGATGTCGGGCATCGGCCTGCTGCTCGCGGCGCCGTGCATGTACCTGGCGGTGCATCTGAAGGACGTGGGGCCCACGTTCGCGGCCATCGGCGCCGCGCAGTTCCTCATCTTCCTCAACAGCGGCCCCATCAACGCGGCCATCGTCAACTGCGTACCGCCCGCGTTCCGCGCCTTCGCGATGGGGCTCAACGTGCTGTGCATCCACCTGCTCGGGGATGCGATTTCGCCCACGCTCATCGGCAACATCGCCGACGCGTCGAACCTGCGTACCGCCATCGCGGTGAACGCCCTGCCCGTACTGCTCGGCGGACTGGCGTTGCTGGTTGGCGCGCGGTTGTTCCGGGACGCGGTGCCTCGGGAGCGCGCTACCGCCTGA
- a CDS encoding lysophospholipid acyltransferase family protein: MFYACVRAVVAVCLRLFYRVKVNASGAEPEGPVLFVGNHPNGLIDPGLVFILTRRKVTFLAKAPLFRMPVIGWLLKGLDALPVYRKQDDPTKMGGNEGTLDAAKGALVQGRAITIFPEGKSHSEPGLAELKTGASRIALSAVREGAPVRIVPVGLTYAEKHVFRSEVLIDVGPAIDATAFQPADAASEQESVRALTERIAEGLRAVTLNLEQWADLPLIQLAEQLFAFKQGGALDAERLRLWARGVQLFRTQEPERFEDLRAQLTSFKRRLDLVHATGPSDLALVYRPGNVTSFIVKNLLALVFGLPLFVLGLVLFWLPYQVPRAASRKAELDVQATVKFLTGFVVMLVWWAALTVTAGVLGGAFLALFTFVAVPPLALFTLYFSERSDVLRRDVDVFFMLGNRARLKALLLADGERLATEVERLADEYRPKVDAVRR, encoded by the coding sequence GTGTTCTACGCCTGTGTCCGTGCCGTGGTGGCGGTGTGTCTGCGCCTGTTCTACCGGGTGAAGGTGAATGCCTCCGGCGCCGAGCCCGAGGGGCCCGTGCTGTTCGTGGGCAACCATCCCAATGGGCTCATCGACCCGGGGCTCGTCTTCATCCTCACGCGCCGCAAGGTGACCTTCCTCGCGAAGGCGCCGCTGTTCCGGATGCCCGTCATCGGCTGGCTGCTGAAGGGGCTCGACGCGCTGCCCGTGTATCGCAAGCAGGATGACCCGACGAAGATGGGGGGGAACGAGGGCACGCTCGACGCCGCCAAGGGCGCGCTCGTGCAGGGCCGCGCCATCACCATCTTCCCCGAGGGCAAGAGTCACTCGGAGCCAGGTCTCGCGGAGCTGAAGACGGGGGCGTCGCGCATCGCGCTGAGTGCCGTCCGCGAGGGCGCGCCGGTGCGCATCGTCCCCGTGGGCCTCACGTACGCGGAGAAGCACGTCTTCCGCAGCGAGGTCCTCATCGACGTGGGGCCGGCCATTGATGCGACTGCGTTCCAGCCCGCGGATGCCGCTTCGGAGCAGGAGTCGGTGCGCGCTCTGACCGAGCGCATCGCCGAGGGACTGCGCGCGGTGACGCTCAACCTGGAGCAGTGGGCGGACCTGCCGTTGATTCAGCTCGCCGAGCAGCTCTTCGCGTTCAAGCAGGGCGGGGCGCTGGACGCGGAGCGACTGCGCCTGTGGGCGCGTGGGGTGCAGTTGTTCCGCACGCAGGAGCCGGAGCGCTTCGAGGATTTGCGTGCACAGCTCACGTCCTTCAAGCGGCGGCTGGACCTGGTGCACGCGACAGGGCCGTCGGACCTGGCGCTCGTCTACCGTCCGGGCAATGTCACGTCGTTCATCGTGAAGAACCTGCTCGCGCTCGTGTTCGGACTGCCGCTGTTCGTATTGGGGCTCGTGCTCTTCTGGCTGCCGTACCAGGTGCCTCGGGCCGCCAGCCGCAAGGCGGAGCTCGATGTGCAGGCCACGGTGAAGTTCCTCACGGGCTTCGTCGTGATGCTCGTCTGGTGGGCGGCGCTCACCGTGACGGCGGGCGTGCTGGGGGGGGCGTTCCTCGCGTTGTTTACCTTCGTCGCGGTGCCGCCGCTGGCGCTCTTCACGCTCTACTTCTCCGAACGCTCGGATGTGCTGCGGCGGGACGTGGACGTGTTCTTCATGCTGGGCAACCGCGCGCGCCTCAAGGCGCTGCTGCTCGCGGATGGCGAGCGGCTGGCCACGGAGGTGGAGCGACTGGCGGACGAGTACCGGCCGAAGGTGGACGCCGTCAGGCGGTAG